A stretch of DNA from bacterium:
GAGAAGGGCGCGCCAGCGGCCGGAGAAGAGGGCAGGGGCGGGGAGGTCCACGAGCGCGAGCCGCAGGTCGTTGGGGCCGATGCGCCCCTCGGCGCTCTTCACGCGGACGAGCCCCGGCTCGGCGGTCGCCTCGATCGACAGGCGGTCGACGGCGCGCCCGGCGATCTGCGCGCCCTCCCACGCGAGGCCGAGCGTCCCGGCCAGCGTCGGCGTCCCCGCGGCGCTCATCGTGGCGGAGCCGCTGCTCGTCAGCCGCCCGCGCAGCGCGCCGAGACCCGGGCTGGAGAGCACCAGGTCGGGTCTCAGATCGACGCCGCGCACGTCCCAGCGCACTTGCTTGCCGCCCGCGCGCTCGAGCACGCCAACCTCGGCGGTTCCCTGCCAGAGGGCGAGCGCGAGCCGCAGGTCGAAATCCCCGGCGCGATCGCCGAGCTCGAGGCTTCCCCGCTGGATCAGCGGGGCGCCGGCCGACGTCCCGGACGCGATGTCGAGGCGGCGCGGCGCGAGCGCCCCGGTGAGCGCGAGCGGGACGGCCCCCTCGCGCAGCCATGGGTGGCGCAGCGAGAAGCGTTCAGCCCGGGCGTCCACCGGTTGGGCCTGTCCCGCCAGGGGGGCGCCGACGTCGCCCTGAAGGCCCTCGGCGACGATCTCGTAGCCGGAGCCGCGCAGGCGCAGGCGTGAACCGCGGACCTCCAGCCGCGGCAACGCCGGGAACGCGGGGGCGCGGCCGGCCACCGCGCCGCTTCCCGGTGCGGGAGCGGGCGGCGTTGCGTTCCCGGCGGAAGCCGGCCGCGGTCGCGTCAGGTCGAGGTCCAGCGCCCCGCCCGACACCGTGACGGCGAGCGAGCGGAAGAACGCCTCCCGCCCGCGGGCGAGCGCCGCCAGCGAGTAGGTCGCGGCGACCCGCTCCGCCTCGAACGAAGCGATCGGCCCCGCGCCGCGCGCCTTCAGGCCGCGCAGCTCGATGCCGCCGAAGATGCTGCCGCCCGCCTGCGCGAGCGTCGCATCGAGGCCGAGCGTGCAGTGGAGCGCGCGGACGATCAGGCGCTCGAGCAGGGGACCGCGGAACGCGGCCGCAAGCAGCAGGAGCGCCGCCAGGGTTCCGGCGGCCACGGTGAAGGCAATGCGCGCGGACTTCATCGGTGGGTGGACGTCCTCCTGCTGCCAATATGTGGCACGGGCCCACGGGAGGCAAGGGCGGGGGCGGGTTTTGCGCTATGTGCGCGGGACACGCCGGGGTATCATGGACCAGGGATCGCGTGCCAGCGGGCCGTCTTCGTCGTGCCCGGTTGCGGGCGAATTGCGGGAAAATGGGAGGGAACATGGGCTCGTTCCGGAAGCTCCTCGGAATCGCATGCGTCGGTATCGTGCTCCTCCCGGTCCTTCCGGCGTGCGTCGTCTACAAGACCGCCTCGGGCTCCTACAGCGTCGCGCCGGGGACGCCCTTCGACCGCTCGTGGTCGGCGGCCCTCGGCGCCTTTGCGGACGAGCAGGTGGTGGTCATCGCGCAGGACCGCGGGGCGGGGACCATACGCGGCACCGCCGGCGACCTCGTCGCGACCGCGAAGATCCAGCAGCTGTCGGACGGGAACGTCCGCGTCGAATTCGACGTCAACGGCAATCAGGCGGCGAGCTCGTACCTGAAGGAGCGCATTCTCGGGAGCTACAGCCGCCGCATGGAGCGCTGAAGTCCTGGCGTCCACCGGGGAGGGCGGGACGGTGACCGGGGGCGGCCCGGGCGACTGCATCCTCGTCGTCAATGCGGGCTCGTCGAGCCTGAAGTTCTCGCTGTTCCGCCCCGGCGAGGACGGGACCTCCCTGGCGCTGGCCGCGCGGGGTCAGGTCGACGATCTGGGCGCGCAGCCCCGCCTCGAGGTCAGGGACGGCGCGGGGGCCCACCTCGAGAGCCGTGAGCTGCCGCCCGAGAGCGCCCGGGACGTGCGGGATGCCGTCGGCATCGCCTGGGGCAGCCTGCGCGAGCGCCACCCGGGCGCGTCGCTCCTCGCGGTTGGGCACCGAGTCGTCCACGGGGGCGCGGAGTTCTCGCGGCCGGCGCTCATCGACGACGCGGTGCTGGCGGCGCTCGAGAAGCTCGTGCCGCTGGCGCCGCTCCACGAACCGCGCGACATCGCCGCGATCGACGCGCTGCGCGCGACGCACCCGCGGGTGCCGCAGGTCGCCTGCTTCGACACGGCGTTTCACCGCGTCCACCCGCGCCTCGCCGACGTCTACGCGCTGCCCTGGGAGTACTACGAGGCCGGGGTGCGGCGGTACGGCTTTCACGGGCTCTCCTACGAGTACATCGCCGGGGCGCTGCCGGCGGTGGCCCCCGAGATCGCGCGCGGACGCGTGATCGTCGCGCACCTCGGCAACGGCGCCAGCCTCTGCGCGCTCCGGGCCGGGGTCAGCGTGGACTCGACCATGGGGTTCTCGACCCTCGACGGCGTGCCGATGGGGACGC
This window harbors:
- a CDS encoding acetate/propionate family kinase, which encodes MTGGGPGDCILVVNAGSSSLKFSLFRPGEDGTSLALAARGQVDDLGAQPRLEVRDGAGAHLESRELPPESARDVRDAVGIAWGSLRERHPGASLLAVGHRVVHGGAEFSRPALIDDAVLAALEKLVPLAPLHEPRDIAAIDALRATHPRVPQVACFDTAFHRVHPRLADVYALPWEYYEAGVRRYGFHGLSYEYIAGALPAVAPEIARGRVIVAHLGNGASLCALRAGVSVDSTMGFSTLDGVPMGTRPGGLDPGVLLYLLGERRMSHAELERLLYRESGLLGLSGVSHDLRVLLASAEPRARLAVDYYVQRIAREIGGLAAMLGGVDGIVFTAGVGENSSEIRGRVTQACAWLGATLDAEANRRGGPRITAPGSAVSAWVVPTNEELMIARHTLALVRQAAGA